GGATCGAAGGTGAACaagaaggaggtggtggagccgGTGACGATCCTGGAGGCGCCGCCGATGGTGATTGTCGGCATTGTGGGCTACCGCCAAACGCCGGTTGGCCTGAAGACGATCGGCACCGTGTGGGCGCACCACACGAGCGTGGAgttccgccgccgctactACAAGAACTGGAAGCAGTCTGCGCAGCTGGCCTTCTCCCGCCAGAAGCAGTTCGCGAACACGAAGGAGGGCAGGATCGCTgaggcgcgcacgctgaACGCGTTCGCGAAGAAGGCGTCCGTCATCCGCGTgatcgcgcacacgcagctgcgcaagctTCGCAACCACCGCGTGGGcgtgaagaaggcgcacgtgcaggAGATCCAGATCAACGGCGGCAACGTTGCGGCGAAGATCGCGCTGGCCAAGTccctgctggagaaggaggtgcgCGTCGACTCCGTGTTCCAGCAGTCGGAGGCGTGCGACGTGTGCTCCGTGACGAAAGGTCACGGTACGGAGGGCGTGGTGAAGCGCTGGGGCGTTGCCTGCCTGCCGCGCAAGACACACCGCGGCCTGCGCAAGGTGGCGTGCATCGGCGCGTGGCACCCTGCCCGCGTCATGTACACTGTCGCGCGCGCCGGTCAGCACggctaccaccaccgcacgcaGCTGAACAAGAAGATCTACCAGATCGGCCGCTCCGTTGCTGTGGAGCCGAACCAGGCGACGACGACCTACGATCTGACGGCCAAGACGATCACGCCCATGGGCGGCTTCGTCGGCTACGGTACGGTGCGCAACGACTACGTGATGCTGAAGGGCTCCGTGTCTGgcccgcgccgccgtgtgATGACGCTGCGACGCCCGATGGCGCCGCAGACGTCGCGCCAGCTGAAGGAGAAGATCGTGCTGAAGTTCATCGACACGAGCTCGAAGATCGGCCACGGCCGCTTCCAGACgaagaaggagaagagccAGTGGTTCGGCCCGCTCAAGAAGGACCGCATCCGCCGCGAGGAGCGCCTGCGCAAGGAGCGCGCTGCCCGCGCCGTGGAGCGCAAGGCAAAGGCCGCGAAGAAGTAAGCatgccagcgcacgcacgtcttgttgtgtgcgtctgcctctctgcgtgACCTTCTCGTGTCTGCCAGGGTCGCAGCGCGTCCGCCTCTTCCTACGGCCGTGCTTGTTCTCTTCGTCTCCGCGTCTATGTCGCTCGTGTGCTTgccagcggaggcagcggtgcggagTGTGTGGATGTGGATGGCTCTAGTGATGACGGAACACTCTGCTTCGATAGCGGTGCCAATTTCTGCGCGTCCCTTGACGAGTGGGGCCTCGGGTGCTAATGTGAAGCTCATTTCCTGATTTCTTTAACGTATTTTCGATTTTCTTTCCCAGCACAAAGAGAAAACGGAAGAGAAGGATGGGTGCGGAGAGGCATCGGAACTGAcgtgttgtgtgtgctcgGGCAGATCCGCGGCATGGGCTAGTTTCACGGCCGGCGATGTCAGCGTCCAGCCAGCACATGCCACAGAAACGCAGTTTCAGTGCTGAATGGCTCGTTACGGTGTCGAGCACCCTTCCTTTGCTCCTCGTCGTTTTGCGTGGAGACAACAGCTCGTGTTAACGTATGTCACTGGGGTCTCTCACGGTTCCCCCTCAACCACCACTGCCTGTAGACGATGAACATGCAGCCCAAAATTACGCGCACAGCAGGTCTTCTAGCTGTGTGGCGAGCTCCATGAACCGTATCCACgttacgtttttttttctcgtggGTGGCGGTAAACTGCGTGGCTGCCTCAATCACGACTTCCActtccttccctccctttctccctctcaaCCGTCTGCTGTGgtgtttttgtttcttctcCTCACACATCATTCCTGCGGACACTGTGTTGTCTATCCTTAGCATTCAacggtctctctctccatcggCAGCCATGTCTCACTGCAAGTTCGAGCACCCCCGCCACGGCCATCTCGGCTTCCTGCCGCGCAAGCGCTCGCGCCAGATccgcggccgcgcgcgcgcgttccCCAAGGACGACGCGACGCAGAAGCCCCACCTAACGAGCTTCATGGTGTTCAAGGCTGGCATGACGCACATTGTGCGTGATGTCGACCGCCCTGGATCGAAGGTGAACaagaaggaggtggtggagccgGTGACGATCCTGGAGGCGCCGCCGATGGTGATTGTCGGCATTGTGGGCTACCGCCAAACGCCGGTTGGCCTGAAGACGATCGGCACCGTGTGGGCGCACCACACGAGCGTGGAgttccgccgccgctactACAAGAACTGGAAGCAGTCTGCGCAGCTGGCCTTCTCCCGCCAGAAGCAGTTCGCGAACACGAAGGAGGGCAGGATCGCTgaggcgcgcacgctgaACGCGTTCGCGAAGAAGGCGTCCGTCATCCGCGTgatcgcgcacacgcagctgcgcaagctTCGCAACCACCGCGTGGGcgtgaagaaggcgcacgtgcaggAGATCCAGATCAACGGCGGCAACGTTGCGGCGAAGATCGCGCTGGCCAAGTccctgctggagaaggaggtgcgCGTCGACTCCGTGTTCCAGCAGTCGGAGGCGTGCGACGTGTGCTCCGTGACGAAAGGTCACGGTACGGAGGGCGTGGTGAAGCGCTGGGGCGTTGCCTGCCTGCCGCGCAAGACACACCGCGGCCTGCGCAAGGTGGCGTGCATCGGCGCGTGGCACCCTGCCCGCGTCATGTACACTGTCGCGCGCGCCGGTCAGCACggctaccaccaccgcacgcaGCTGAACAAGAAGATCTACCAGATCGGCCGCTCCGTTGCTGTGGAGCCGAACCAGGCGACGACGACCTACGATCTGACGGCCAAGACGATCACGCCCATGGGCGGCTTCGTCGGCTACGGTACGGTGCGCAACGACTACGTGATGCTGAAGGGCTCCGTGTCTGgcccgcgccgccgtgtgATGACGCTGCGACGCCCGATGGCGCCGCAGACGTCGCGCCAGCTGAAGGAGAAGATCGTGCTGAAGTTCATCGACACGAGCTCGAAGATCGGCCACGGCCGCTTCCAGACgaagaaggagaagagccAGTGGTTCGGCCCGCTCAAGAAGGACCGCATCCGCCGCGAGGAGCGCCTGCGCAAGGAGCGCGCTGCCCGCGCCGTGGAGCGCAAGGCAAAGGCCGCGAAGAAGTAAGCatgccagcgcacgcacgtcttgttgtgtgcgtctgcctctctgcgtgACCTTCTCGTGTCTGCCAGGGTCGCAGCGCGTCCGCCTCTTCCTGCGAGGCGGAGCCACTTGACtaccttttctttttttttcgcgctGAAGCTGCACTGCATGAATGCATCTtattttgtttttgtttttcatAACCGAATGTCATTTGTCACTACACAAACAGACGAGAAACGGAAGTGTGGCTGAGGAGGTACTAGTCCTCTGTGGAGCCCAGATTTGGTGTCAGTGCCGAGTGGGGGGCCTCATAGGCGGTGGTGGTTCTTTGTGTGCCTGCTGCGAGGAGGGTCCGGGGTGTCCTACTCGGTGCCGACTTGTGGGTGTTGGCTTACGTGGGTTTATGGAGGCCTCCCGTCACTTGGGTAGCGCACCGGCAATGTGCCACCGAATGCTCGTGTCTCGCGGCGACGAAACGATTCGCTAGTTCGCGTCTTGCCATCAGTCtccgtcttcctcccccttctcgttGCCTCAGTGTCTCTGAACTTCGTGTACTTCAATGTTCTTTAAGCTTCTTGTGCAGACGTGGATACTTTTAAGCAGAACCCCCGTTTGACAGTGGCACGAAGCCTTTTGctcacttttttttctcctgtAAACGCATAATCTGTATGCGGAACACAGTTGCCTCACCACCAGGTACTCAGGCAAGAAACCCCCTCCTCCAAAGTGCACCCGTACAGTCCCTTTATCTTGGTCACAGAAGCCGGCctgcgcacccgcgcacTTGCAAGTGGCTACAACGCAAACACATCT
The window above is part of the Leishmania mexicana MHOM/GT/2001/U1103 complete genome, chromosome 33 genome. Proteins encoded here:
- a CDS encoding putative ribosomal protein L3, which produces MSHCKFEHPRHGHLGFLPRKRSRQIRGRARAFPKDDATQKPHLTSFMVFKAGMTHIVRDVDRPGSKVNKKEVVEPVTILEAPPMVIVGIVGYRQTPVGLKTIGTVWAHHTSVEFRRRYYKNWKQSAQLAFSRQKQFANTKEGRIAEARTLNAFAKKASVIRVIAHTQLRKLRNHRVGVKKAHVQEIQINGGNVAAKIALAKSLLEKEVRVDSVFQQSEACDVCSVTKGHGTEGVVKRWGVACLPRKTHRGLRKVACIGAWHPARVMYTVARAGQHGYHHRTQLNKKIYQIGRSVAVEPNQATTTYDLTAKTITPMGGFVGYGTVRNDYVMLKGSVSGPRRRVMTLRRPMAPQTSRQLKEKIVLKFIDTSSKIGHGRFQTKKEKSQWFGPLKKDRIRREERLRKERAARAVERKAKAAKK
- a CDS encoding putative ribosomal protein L3, coding for MSHCKFEHPRHGHLGFLPRKRSRQIRGRARAFPKDDATQKPHLTSFMVFKAGMTHIVRDVDRPGSKVNKKEVVEPVTILEAPPMVIVGIVGYRQTPVGLKTIGTVWAHHTSVEFRRRYYKNWKQSAQLAFSRQKQFANTKEGRIAEARTLNAFAKKASVIRVIAHTQLRKLRNHRVGVKKAHVQEIQINGGNVAAKIALAKSLLEKEVRVDSVFQQSEACDVCSVTKGHGTEGVVKRWGVACLPRKTHRGLRKVACIGAWHPARVMYTVARAGQHGYHHRTQLNKKIYQIGRSVAVEPNQATTTYDLTAKTITPMGGFVGYGTVRNDYVMLKGSVSGPRRRVMTLRRPMAPQTSRQLKEKIVLKFIDTSSKIGHGRFQTKKEKSQWFGPLKKDRIRREERLRKERAARAVERKAKAAKK